One window of the Marmota flaviventris isolate mMarFla1 chromosome 2, mMarFla1.hap1, whole genome shotgun sequence genome contains the following:
- the LOC114100429 gene encoding vomeromodulin-like, translating to MWTLWALAVVLAIKAGALDVPQVNTVLERLPVGQDSTSSLKSVPVSVSQPQAFRSPRVQRNSPPRKSRVGNAKGKCKSAVKYFVSSSKLDDYLNATLPPQIEKLLKCEDVNIAGIIGSALSVLGDSNLLSLLDVTSVLDIGGGGLGGILGKGGSGKPLDSLSQATGAVSNLLPLNQDILGGIVPGGPDKNPVKGLLDSTGVSGLQDPLSDVTEKANGLKESTQDLVKGALPPDVKDAVSGLLGNINLEELLLGLEVQEVTVDSMESSVAGNEIHVRAAITATIGGKGIGGPVIRLVGFQVKLETTLTIAISANNTQCVNLEVQETQINVNKVTLQIVKTITDTLPVPVLIPLPLEDLILQLLTVELNEKVQETDSCDIVLNDFNDCKNSTGLFKFQLKSSRISPQGLSIFYCAEAIFGKNTVPVTGSILPPDPKNANISMTLSHTLLKTIITYAAKISSVKVNNLEASITKITYTFQPDSTIQASYWTDIRKDEESYATGKTTLIISHECKISKDKMTVNIKLVRSDHSVNPPEASDEVQDLLSGVLKKLLSAAIEWSKQWNVPVGVTSQPLIDAKVIVIKSVRNTNFFLSCILQCWGPNPKPSACWASIPQTLPFCTRGHSGLGVFSGIKGTIGSGMSPKGQCVDGWP from the exons ATGTGGACTCTCTGGGCCTTGGCCGTCGTGTTAGCCATCAAAGCAGGAGCCCTTGATGTGCCACAAGTAAACACAGTATTGGAAAGACTTCCTGTGGGACAAGACTCCACTTCCAGTTTGAAATCTGTCCCTGTCAGTGTGTCACAGCCGCAGGCCTTCAGAAGTCCCAGGGTCCAGAGGAACTCTCCTCCCAGAAAGTCCCGAGTGGGAAACGCCAAGGGCAAGTGCAAATCCGCGGTCAAGTACTTCGTGTCCAGCAGCAAACTTGATGACT ATTTGAATGCCACCCTGCCCCCGCAGATCGAGAAGCTGCTGAAGTGTGAGGACGTGAACATAGCTGGCATTATCGGGTCAGCGCTGTCCGTGCTGGGCGATTCCAACCTGCTCTCACTGTTAGATGTCACTTCAGTGCTAGATATAGGAGGTGGTGGCCTTGGAGGGATCCTAGGCAAAGGAGGCAGCGGCAAACCCCTGGATTCACTCTCCCAAGCCACCGGTGCCGTCAGCAACCTGCTACCACTGAATCAGGATATTCTGGGTGGCATAGTCCCTGGCGGTCCAGACAAGAACCCCGTAAAAGGACTCCTCGACAGCACTGGTGTGTCTGGCCTCCAGGACCCCCTGAGCGACGTGACGGAAAAAGCTAACGGCCTCAAGGAATCCACGCAGGACTTGGTGAAGGGTGCCCTGCCGCCAGACGTCAAAGATGCAGTCTCAGGCCTGCTGGGAAACATTAACCTGGAAGAGCTCTTGTTGGG ATTAGAGGTCCAAGAAGTGACTGTGGATAGCATGGAGTCGTCTGTGGCAGGCAATGAGATCCACGTCCGTGCTGCCATTACTGCCACCATAGGTGGAAAAGG CATAGGTGGACCTGTAATCAGACTAGTGGGATTTCAAGTGAAATTGGAAACGACTCTGACAATTGCTATTTCTGCCAACAACACCCAATGTGTCAACCTCGAGGTCCAAGAAACACAAATCAATGTCAACAAAGTGACCCTTCAGATAGTAAAGAC GATCACAGACACTCTGCCTGTGCCTGTCCTTATACCTTTGCCCTTGGAGGACCTCATCCTTCAACTGTTGACAGTGGAGCTGAATGAAAAG GTACAAGAAACGGACTCCTGTGACATTGTTCTCAATGATTTCAACGACTGCAAGAACT CCACTGGTTTGTTCAAGTTCCAACTTAAAAGCTCCAGGATTTCCCCACAAGGCCTTTCCATCTTCTACTGC GCCGAAGCCATCTTTGGCAAAAATACAGTCCCTGTCACTGGAAGTATCCTCCCTCCTGATCCTAAAAATGCCAACATTTCCATGACTCTGTCTCACACGTTGCTCAAGACAATCATTACTTACGCAGCCAAGATAAGCTCTGTCAAGGTAA ACAACCTGGAGGCGAGCATCACCAAAATCACCTACACCTTCCAGCCAGACAGCACCATCCAGGCCTCCTACTGGACTGACATCAGGAAAGACGAGGAGAGCTATGCCACTGGGAAAACG ACCCTCATCATCTCACATGAGTGCAAGatttcaaaagacaaaatgaCAGTCAACATCAAACTTGTAAG ATCTGACCACAGTGTGAACCCCCCTGAGGCT AGTGACGAGGTGCAAGATCTGCTGTCTGGGGTTCTGAAGAAGCTCCTGTCTGCTGCTATTG AATGGTCTAAACAATGGAATGTCCCAGTAGGAGTAACCTCACAGCCCTTAATTGATGCCAAGGTTATCGTGATTAAATCggtaagaaatacaaattttttcctttcttgcattttgcagtgctggggaccgaACCCAAAGCCTTCCGCATGCTGGGCGAGCATTCCACAAACACTTCCCTTTTGCACCAGAGGCCACTCTGGGCTGGGGGTTTTCTCAGGAATAAAGGGAACCA ttggatctggaatgtcccccaaaggccagtGTGTTGATGGCTGGCCCTAG